Genomic segment of Sander vitreus isolate 19-12246 chromosome 17, sanVit1, whole genome shotgun sequence:
AGGTCAGGGGCTGGAATGCCTGTGCACATGGCCAGGGAGAGAAACGCTAGGGGAGGAGAAGAGAtgtaagaaaaagaaaggaatgGACAGTGTGACCCAGCAcgtcattacattacatctgGGATGACACACAACAGATTGCTTTAGAAACTGTCCACTCAGAGttaatgtttggtattttttccACAATAATTAATAGCTAATGTATTGACTGTTTGAACAAAGATGTATCAGGATAGTTGTTTTGGCGTTTACCCAGTTGAATTGTGGGCCCATGTAGTAAATGGATTTTGGCACTCCAGTCAACTGACTAGCACGCACTTTCATTAGCCTCTTGCCCAAAGAAATAACCAAGTGCTAGAAACCAAACACATCatcatgtgtttctgtcttgtgctcatgaaataaaaaaatatctgtattaatctttgtctttttttttaactgagtcTCCTCAAGGGCTTTTCAGCAGCTAGGACTCTTTACTTGCCACATGCCCTGGATATAATATCTAGTTAAGTTTCtcagtgtgtttatttatttattttttaggcctttattaatGACaagacagcttagacttgaaaggagagagaaagggggaatgacatgcagcaaagggccgcaggtctgaCTCCGTGTGCGTGTTTTTTCTGGTAGATATGAAGCATGACAGATGGGTCACTCATGCTACAGAAGTGTCTCGCAGCATGTGAAAGTGTTGTGTCACTTCCAAGTTCCATCTGTAGTGCTATCACAAGCATACTATAGCCAGGAACTGACTATTGCCAGGAAGTGACATGAGTAGTTGAGTTTTTCAGAGGTCTGTGACAGTCATATTTTACTGTCCAAGTTGACTcaggatacattttttatttacaaccGTGAAGGGGAGCAGTGTATTAATAGGGGTGCCACAGAACATATATCACTGCAGCCGCCTGTCTAATTGCTGAAAGCAGAAGAGAAGAATATATTGTATGTGGGAGGTTAAAGCGGGACAGGCAGTGGGgatgttatgaatacaaaatcgGGAACAGAAAAGATTTGAataggttttgtttttggtttttttctattttaatttattgataCTGCAGTCAGTGTTAAGAATTCCTATATGAACTACAACATCACATAACATTTCATGGCATATTGCTGTTTTTATCCTTTATGTTCCACATGTTATGTTTCTGTTTACAGTGATATTGATAATGCAAGAATCTGTTAGACAGTCAATTTCCTGGTGTTCCATTTTTACAAAGCATAATTCCTCACTGCAGTACCATGCTGTTACTATAACAGTCATCTATTAGTCTGCTTCCTCTTCTCATCTACTTTTGATGGAACTTGGTCTTTACTTTAGAAATGTGCCTGACtctgttttagtgtgtgtgaaCCTGTGACCATTGTAATCTAATATGTTGTTTATTCTGTTGTCCTGCATGCTTGCCAGTGGATTATAAAGGTGGGAATGGCTATATAATTTCACCCTGCTCCTCTGTAAATAGTCGATCGGTTCTTGCCAGTAATGCAATAGGTAACCAGTGTAAGAGTATGAAGCCTCTATCTGCTGCCAAAGCCTGCATACCCCAAATCCTGCCCTCTAAGTTCAAGCCCAAGCTGCTGCCGCCCAGTGGTGACAGTCAGGAGAGCAGGACTAAAGTTGTCAGGCACCCAAAGGCCCACAGCTGTGAGGATCTGTACACAGGGCCATGTGACACAGACTTTGCTAGAGCAGAGGAACGGGAGAGTGGGCAACATTCAGACTCTAAGTCCAGCTGTGGCACAGAGTGTGCGAACGGCCTCAGGAATGTTTCCCCTGCAATTAGGAGGAGCGCGTCTGAGTTTTCCAACCTGTACAGGACCATGCATTACATCCAGCGGCCCAGCTCGGCTGGCTGCAGCCCCCACGGCAGCGTCCGCAGCCTGGCTTCTCTTTTTGAGAAGTCAAAGGCCGAAGGGGATGAAAGGTCAGAGGCGGATGACGGGGGTAACATTCCACGGGATGCAGTGTCGTCGCGGGTCAGTAAGTTTGAAATGATCATCCAGCGGTCCAGCTCGGCGCCCAGCCGCTCTTCCTCCCTGCCCACCCTGCACTCCAGCCACAGCCACAGCCCCGACCACAGCCCCGCCCACCTCTACATGGCGTCTGCAGTGTCAGCGGAGTCCCTTTTGGTAGCTGACACCACCCAGATGGATGCCTGCTCCCCAGTGGAGGCAGAGGGCAAGAGCTGTAGGGAGGAGGCCTTGTCACCAGGCAGTGTGACTGTGGAGGAGGCTGCTTCCTCCTCAGAGGACAGACACAACGTCAGGACTGAGTCCCCCTCTAACACTGAGGCCGAGGTTGAGCAGATCTTCAGTAAAAGTTCCCCAGACCTGATCCACCAAAATGCCAATGGATCAAAGAGTCCCTCAGCACTGCTTGCAGCATCACCTCCACAACACAACCATCTCCACCACAACCACCTCCTGCACCAACCGAACCATCAACTCCTCCTCAAACACAGCAAATGCAAAGGCTCTTGCCCTGCCTCCTACACCCGCTTCACCACCATCCTCAGACACGAGAGGCAACAGGCCACGACCCAACAGGAGAGGCCGCCACCTTTGGAGAAGAAGACCACGCTGCCTGGGAACCTCTTCCTCATGGGCCCCGCTCCCTTCAGGTTACGTAAGAACCTGCAGTCCCACCAAACTCGGAGGACCCTGTTAGCCACCAAGGTGACAGTGGGCAACCAGAGACCCAGCACTTGGTCTCCTGAGCCCAGACCTCTGATCCCTCAGCGCCTGTCCTCCCTGGAGGTCCTGGAGAAGCTGAGTAACGGGGAGGGAAGCAACACTGAGCACCTGAGTAACGGGCAGGGCTTGGACGCCAACGGGAACCTACTGCAGCCGCTGGCAGCTCACCGCAGAGGTGGCTATCTCCATCCCTTCACACCACTGtcaccctcctctctcctcgctgTGTGGTCACTCATTTATCtcgactctctctctctcttcacattGTGTCCCTTTTTTCTCCACAAAGCAACGCCGCCACCCTCCATCTCTAGTCTGTGTGGTGTGTTTACAAAGTGACAGGGAAGCCTCCATCTCATTCTGAGTGTGCTGTTTGGTGCTCTTCCATTTCACTGTGAATAAGTATGGTCCCACAAACGCATCAAAACACTTCAGTGACTGTAGGAGGTTCAGGCAGCTTTTGGTAATGTATATATCTCCTGGTGACATCAGATTTGAGTTGTATGCAAGAGTGCTAGAGCCTGCATTAAGCCTTACATCGATACAGACCGAATTGTGTGTTTTATGACATCATTAAGGTCTAAGATAAACGTAGATGAAACATtacttctgtctttttttatgatCCTCAATGAGACAATAAATCTTGTCCTTACACAGGcaatacatttgaaaaccttaaaatacaattcccAGCCTTCCTCTGTAATGTTTAAGCAGGATATTTCGATATAACATTGCATACGCTCTCTTGAACTGATGtttcaccatgtttttttttttcttctgtttttggaACAATTTACATCTACACGTTTTCATTCTCTCCCCATGAAAGGTTTGTTTTAGCCTGACAGGATGTTCCCTGCTTTGATTTCTTTTACGTAACAGCTGGGACAAACCTGAAACATTGATAGTTGTTACTCGTGGCCCTTGCTGGGACACAGAATGAAACATCTACGGTGGTGTGGGGAACAAATTAAGTCATGAAGATATGTCGATCAGTAAATCCATAATGTCATGTTTATTCTTTCGGCCATTATACAATaggtttcatttttttctttcctgcatttgttttttcacGAAACACACATCTGACCATTCTGTGTTAATTCCTATGTGCATGCAGGAATACATTTGGCtttttggatgtgtgtgtgtttgttttagtgtTGCAGAGATTATGGTGTTCATTCCAAGCATGCGTAGTTGTATTTATTGCATATTTGTATGATTCTATTCATTGGAATTAAGGAGTTGACTGCAATATCATCATCTTCTATTTGAGAAGTTTTGTTCTTTGAGTTGGATATGCCTTGAGGTGTGGACAGTAAAAATGCTTCACGGCGTAATCTTCTTTCTGTTTATGTTTCAGACTCGTCGCCAGTTCTCGGAGAGAGCCAGGATGACGTGTTGCGAAGGCGTCATGGGGACAAAGAGGTgaatttttatttacatttaagccAAACTTTCATAAATGACCAACTCGCTGACAATGCTTTAGTCAGGAGAGCTGCGTTAATAGTAGTATTATACACAACAACGAATGTGTTACATGAATAAGGTAGTAGAGGAGAGCCATATCTGAAGGGGACTAACACTTTAGTCTGGTTTCCTGTCAGAAAATCTTGGAGGAGCAGCGGCGGCTGAAGCGGGAACAGGAAGAGGCTGACACGGCGTCAAGACGACACACAGGCATTGTCCCGACGCACCACCAGTTCATCACCAACGAGCGCTTCGGAGACCTGCTCAACATTACAGATAACACAGAGAAGAGGAAATCAGGCGTAGAGGTACAATGCAGGGCCATGTCTTATCCTTCTGTAGGCAGGAAAAACGACAGCAGATGCtttgtcagtttgtgtgtgagtcAGAATGAGGGGGGTCGGGCTTGTCAGTGGGATTTTTGCAGACACAGATGGCTTTCTCTTCTGGGTCAACAATTTAGAGGGTGAGAGCAGTGATAGAAGGCAAAAATATGAGTTGTTGAATGTATCACTGAATATCTCCAGTAGGCTTCCAGACTTCACTTTGGTTTACTGGATGTATAGCTACCCTTTGGTGTGTTTACCAAGGTGTGCCTGCTCCCTTGGCAGGCCAGTCTCACAGTAAACAACCCCCAGTAGTTTCTTACTGGACATGCTCCAGAGGAACCCAGTCAGTCACAAGCACCTCATTCCTGTCATTGTGAGAATATTTATGTTCAGACTGGGCACTGAAAGGACAACTCGGGCAGATTTACAGCTCAACAACAAATTCCAGAAGAATCTTTTCTCAATACACATACATGACAACGCCCAGAGAGTATAGTacaccaaaaagtgacaaaatcccTATTCGCACGGGACTTGTCCCCTGGTAGTACTAGTTTGGTTactttggttttggttttgggGACACaaaacagggggtctgggggcCCTCtgccagaaaaatgttttttcgatttgaatcccatttcctgcatttctacatacatCTATGGTGATACAAAATCCAGGAAAGTAATTAAGTCGATCATAATGATAAATTCTTCCGGAAAACATAGTACTAAACCATGTGTAAGATAAAgatgtcttactttctttattgttttaaaatattgGACGATCACCGAGACTTAGATATAAAATAACATCAAACTAattggaaagtgtgtgtgtgtgtgtgtgggggggggggcacatttCACACTGGATAAGTgaagtctgtattttactcaAAGTTAATGACATCTTCCCATGGATCTTTCATTTATAATTGGCAACGCAGCCAAAACTACCTCAAATCACAGAGATGCCGATTCGCATGGGACTAGTATTATCACACAACCTCTGTGTCTGGAAAAATATGGTAGGTAATTTGTGGTGGAATTTTTACCTGACAAATTACTGACAGTAATTGTAACAAATTACTAGAGGTCCCTcaggtaatactagtcctgTGCGAATAGGGCTaaagatgtatgtgtgtgtgtgtgtatatatatatatatatatatatatatatatatatatatatatatatatatatatatatatatatatatatatatatatatatatatatatatatatatatatatatgaggtaTTTAATCTTTTGGATAACTTTCACTGACTCAGTACAATGTAGAATAATATGGATTTAATAGTATGTAAGTAGTTATGACATAAGAGTGAGcgaagtttatttttttaatctacacAGAGAACTCCAGCCATGGCTCGCTTCGACTTCAGAGCAGAAACTCTAAAGTGagtaatctatctatctattatcAGTCTCACCACCGGTGGTATTTGTTGCAGGGATGTTGGCTTTGATTGCATGAGATTGTAGAGGTGTTAATGATGCTGTTATATTGTGTCCAACTTGTGTAGATTTACACATGAGCAGACCTTGCTGATGTAATTTTCGGCACGTGTTTGAATTTCTATCTCATAGGTGGGCTAAGCAACTTCTGACAAACCAACGCCAAATCATACAATTGCAGGGAATTACTGTTTAGAATAGTGGAATAACAATAGATTTCCAAGCTTTTACTTGAATGTGAATAAATCCCACCCATCTGTTTAGAATCTATTAGATCACCCTTACTTCATTTTCATACTGTAACATTTTTGGTCGCTTGTTTCATTTGATGTGAGTAACTAATCTCTTTGGAACATTTCTAGGGAATTACCGTTTCAGAAGGGAGACATTGTCTACATTATTCGACAGGTGGATCAAAACTGGTATGAAGGGGAACATCATGGAAGAGTTGGCATTTTCCCTCAAAGTTATGTCGAGGTATGTGAGTTCAGTGAGTTtccataaatatatattttggttagactttacttgaaggtatctacataagaatgacatgacactgtcatgaacgtgtcataaacattataaacaagtcctaaacatttgacataacgcttctgtcagtaagtgtcatacggttttttgtcatgacaagtaggtttagggttagggttcatgtgtcatgacagtgtcctgtgttcatgacagtgtcatgtcactcttaatGTAGAtacctttaagtaaagtgttaccgatatTTTATGTAATTCTCACTTGCAGTGTTGGAGATGTTTTTGCATCATCTTTCTGCTGCACAGTGTGATTCGACATGTACTTCCTTACTCAATCAGTTGTTATGTGTTGCCTTCTTcagctccttccccccacagagaaaGCCCAGCCAAAGAAAAGTGCCCCAGTGCAGGTACTGGAATATGGAGAGGCTGTCGCCCGCTTCAACTTCAACGGGGACACGGTGGTGGAAATGTCCTTCAGAAAGGTATGGAGGTGGAGATAGTCATTACAAACTGAAGAACATTTAGAAGCACTTTAAAGGAACTTCATAGGATTTTCCATATGTAAGAGTTTATCCTTTTGTTTCTCACGCTTCATTTACCTAAAGGAATTGTTCACTATGTTCTAAAGCGACTAAATATGTATCTGCAGGGAGAGAGGATAACGCTGATTCGTAGGGTTGATGAGAACTGGTATGAAGGCAAAATCTCAGGCACCAACCGCCAAGGCATCTTCCCCGTCACCTACGTAGAAGTGAACAAACGACCCCGCATCAAAAACGGAGTGGAGTATCTGGACCCTCCTGTCAGCCAGTCGCCGCAGCGCAGCACCAACGCTTCTCCTCAGGTACGGAGACCAAACTGGTCAGTCACTCGTGGGATACATTTATGGAGGTAGTGACGATTGACAAGAGTCAGGCAACGAGTTTTTacttgttaaaggtcccatgacatggtgctctttggatgcttttatatagaccttagtggtcccctaatactgtatctgaagtctctttcccgaaattcagccttggtgcagaattacagccactagagccagtcccacaatgagctttccttaggatgtgccatttctgtgtctgtagctattgaggaggagagggggggcaaggtggagggtgggggtgtggcatTGACCAaatgccactttgctcgtttgaaagccatgatgtctctctctcatgggtgggccaaattctctgggcgggcagaGCAGAGAAAGTGGAGATAACCTtgccccttatgacctcataaagggaagattccagatcggcccatctgagctttcattttctcaaaggcagagcaggatacccagggctcagtttacacctatcaccatttctagccactgggggaccataggcaggctgggggaactcatattaatgttaacaaacctcataaagtgacattttcatgccatgggacctttaatctgTTGTTTTATTACTACATTTCTGAACCCATAAAATGTCTTTTATGTTCCCCTTGACACCcactttttcatttaattatttttttgcccAGTGAATTTGTCTCATCTTtcgtttccttttcttttctttctctcatcccctcttcttctctttgcTTCCACCTCCTCCCATGTTCCTGTTGCCCTTAAAAGCTGTATCGTAATCGTCTGACCACCTCCCCCCTGCCTCTTCCTCGCTCCCCCCGCCGCTCCGTGTCCCCCGAGGTCCACGCTATCTCCTCTGAGTGGATCTCCCTGACTGTGGGAGGAGGGAGCCCTCCTgccgcccccacccctcccctgcCACCGCTGCCCACTGTGTCCTATCGCTGCGGCGAGTACCTGCCCCCGCCCTACTCCGCCAGCCCCGTGCCTCATATCACCGGCAGCCCATACTGCGTCTCCCCCGCGGCTTCCCCATCTGCCTCCCCTCTTCCCCCACCTTATCCGCCCAGACCCAACTCCACCACTCCCTTCCTCACGTTCACCCCACCTCAGGGGGGGGACTTCCTGCTCTCCCCTCCCTTTCCACGTCTGTCAGGCAGCGTGAGCCCCTGTGCAGGGCCGGTGCTGGAGGGCTGGCTGAGGGGGGAGAAGGAGTTGACAGAAGGGGAAGGCGCAGAGGGGGACAGGGGCCACGCAGCCCCGGGCAGCAGGCGAAATAGCCCTGCAGAGGTATCTTCTGCATGGTGTGCGGTGTTGCATCTCAGGCTCACTTAGGAACATGGGCTTTTGGCCACAGTTTGATTCCCTAAGATAGATGTTTGATGAAGTACTGAAGCTGACATTTCTGTGTGGAAGACGTAACTAACTTGTAGATTTGACCTGAAGTTGATTTTAGCCTCATGGATGAATCTGCTGGTTTAGTGGACGCAGAATTAAGTTTAAACTGGTCACACTGCTTAAAGCTGCAGGTctgcatgttgttgttgtgtgtgcgcTACTAACACGCAAGTGTTTTACAGTGTCTCTCAGTGTTTATGTAGTGCGTTTTAGATTTACTAGCTGTAAGGGACTGAAAGAGGAGCTACTGTGCTTGCATTTCCAGGATTGATTTGAGAGTTGAAAGTTTCTTTCTCTTTATAAAATTCAGCATTTGGTTGCATGTTGTTTTTCCATGCAGACGTGTTATGACTTGGATGCCACTGGAGTTTGGAAGTTTATTTAGGACAGTGACATATTTCTTAGTGAGTATTTATAGATTTCACGTGTTGGCTTGTCTTTCAAAAGCTGCTGtgaggttgaaatgtccatcTACAGGGAATGCAACCTGACTGACTGAAGTGTGATCATATTTACAGCAGGTGGATACGTGGTGCGGGCTTTAGAAgaaagcctttattttgatatgaCCTTGctgatttgacatttttgtgttgCAGTTTGTGAAGAATGAGGCTGACCATCATGGACGGAGATCCAGAAGCCCTGTGATGCTGTTTGACATCCAAGACAACAACAATGTTAACTCATTTGCGGTAAGATAGtgcaaagttgttgttttttaaacctATCACCTTCAAAGATCCATTTACCTCACATCATCTTTAACTCCCATTATGTATTTGATTCCCTTTAATACTGCATGTTCATACCGAATAGTATCCTGTAAAGAAGTGAACTAATATTTCATGTTTCCTGTCTACATGCTCTCACGCTGGTGTCTTGCCTTTTCCATGCCTCTCCTCCTGGGCTCCACCAACGTCTCCTCTGCTTTTTCTCTTGGCTTTTAACGGATCACTTCCTTTTCTGCCTTGCTACTTACTGGACCTACCTTCCTGTCTCGCCCCTTCGcccccctccttccctccctccataACTCTTCACCTCCTCCCCTCAACTTCACTTCGGCCTCTTGCGGGACTCTCGGTGGGGCcgctgtctgtctttctctgacGACTTcacctactactactactactaggaGGCAGTGTGTAATGAGATCTTGAATATAGCTGAGACCTCGGTGAGGTACTGCAGCAACCTGTCCCACCACCCTCATGACTCTGTCCATAGACTGCACCCCCACCCCAGTAAACAATCTCTCATCATTTCCCAGCAACCCCAGTCCCACAGCAGCAGCCCGGAGCCGAACCGTCTCAACTGTGGAATGTGAGTAAAGATATGTGTTTCAGTTTTAATTtcacgttttgttttgttttttattcactGGTTTCACATTTAGTTTCTTCTAAGCTCGGCAAATTTATCAATTCATCTTTGCGTCCTACTCCAGTTTCCAGGCGCTGTACAGTTACGCGCCGCAGAACGAAGACGAGCTGGAGCTGCAGGAGGGAGATCTCGTCAGCGTCATGGAGAAGTGCGATGACGGCTGGTTTGTCGGTATGTGCCTGCAGGAATCTGGATACATTCCTCAGAGACGCAGTCAAACTC
This window contains:
- the sorbs1 gene encoding sorbin and SH3 domain-containing protein 1 — its product is MKGSPDLIPAADLDPSRVCKGKGVVTLRATLVHIDDEGCISGEPNVITTPCGWTSQINGDSSKAGLAEGGSNITADLPPVNNTQCQANSPESIKENQAPSSTEIQNCFTSTSSSVYPCTSTVNPTIVLLQHNREQQKHLSHFEDPTPERDKSPDPGRDSVSPVPDMDWKRLRLSLHSPVLSPLNKPIVPVRNTEKSKDWYKTMFKQIHRIPEPIEENPYRPTYIFPENYDIQMKSKDDGPTPFGYLEDVRAVPRSKSDAEVDSRGRSMPVPTRSSSLKPSAKRNEWEPPDKKVDTRKYRAEPKSIFEYEPGKSSVLKLDRTTQDVKPEDVDLENEPWYKFFSEMEFDKASAPSFSPLETASDLQQYSSSKSGHSEVEKDGGSSTSEPGAPECDRHVYKTVLEGGDIPLQGLRALNKRQASSSSSKVDYKGGNGYIISPCSSVNSRSVLASNAIGNQCKSMKPLSAAKACIPQILPSKFKPKLLPPSGDSQESRTKVVRHPKAHSCEDLYTGPCDTDFARAEERESGQHSDSKSSCGTECANGLRNVSPAIRRSASEFSNLYRTMHYIQRPSSAGCSPHGSVRSLASLFEKSKAEGDERSEADDGGNIPRDAVSSRVSKFEMIIQRSSSAPSRSSSLPTLHSSHSHSPDHSPAHLYMASAVSAESLLVADTTQMDACSPVEAEGKSCREEALSPGSVTVEEAASSSEDRHNVRTESPSNTEAEVEQIFSKSSPDLIHQNANGSKSPSALLAASPPQHNHLHHNHLLHQPNHQLLLKHSKCKGSCPASYTRFTTILRHERQQATTQQERPPPLEKKTTLPGNLFLMGPAPFRLRKNLQSHQTRRTLLATKVTVGNQRPSTWSPEPRPLIPQRLSSLEVLEKLSNGEGSNTEHLSNGQGLDANGNLLQPLAAHRRDSSPVLGESQDDVLRRRHGDKEKILEEQRRLKREQEEADTASRRHTGIVPTHHQFITNERFGDLLNITDNTEKRKSGVERTPAMARFDFRAETLKELPFQKGDIVYIIRQVDQNWYEGEHHGRVGIFPQSYVELLPPTEKAQPKKSAPVQVLEYGEAVARFNFNGDTVVEMSFRKGERITLIRRVDENWYEGKISGTNRQGIFPVTYVEVNKRPRIKNGVEYLDPPVSQSPQRSTNASPQLYRNRLTTSPLPLPRSPRRSVSPEVHAISSEWISLTVGGGSPPAAPTPPLPPLPTVSYRCGEYLPPPYSASPVPHITGSPYCVSPAASPSASPLPPPYPPRPNSTTPFLTFTPPQGGDFLLSPPFPRLSGSVSPCAGPVLEGWLRGEKELTEGEGAEGDRGHAAPGSRRNSPAEFVKNEADHHGRRSRSPVMLFDIQDNNNVNSFAEAVCNEILNIAETSVRYCSNLSHHPHDSVHRLHPHPSKQSLIISQQPQSHSSSPEPNRLNCGIFQALYSYAPQNEDELELQEGDLVSVMEKCDDGWFVGTSKRTKQFGTFPGNYVKEVKL